The genomic interval GCCGTCGCGTCCCGCAGCGCCTCGGCCAGCTCCCGTTCCGCCTCGCCCAGCGAGGGCACGTCGGCCGGCGGAGCCTCCCGTACCGCCAGGCAGTGCCACACCACATCGACGTGCACATCGCCCGCCGGGCCCGCCTCGCGCACCTCGGGCACCAGCCCGTACGGGGCGCCGAATGTGACGACCGCCTCCTCCGCCTCCAGGGCCCGGGCGTTGAAATCGGCCGGACCGCTCAGCCCCAGCGGATGCCCCGGCACCGGAAGCGCGACCCGGAAGCCGCTCACCCCCAGCGCCCGCAGCCGCCCCAGGGCGAACGTCAGCCCGACCGGTCCGGCCTCACCCGGCAGCCCCTCGACGCGGTGCACCGCGTCCTCCCCGACGATGGCGAGCGCCGCGTCGTCCGGCGACACGAGCCCCGCCAGCAACGCGTTCCCCCAGGCGGCCAGCAGCCCTGAACGTGGTTCCGAAAGCATGCGGACAGCCTAGGGGTCCCCTGTGGCTCGGGGCCGGGCCCGCGACGGCGGGCCCAGCGCCGCCCGCACTCGCGCGGTGGCGTAGGTTTTCCCTGGGAGCTGTGCCCACAGGCACGCGACGATCTCGACACTGCATGGGGAGACAACGCGCTCATGAGCGATGTACTGGAGCTGGTGGACGTATCCGTGGTCCGCGACGGACGCGCTCTGGTGGACGACGTCTCCTGGTCGGTCAAGGAGGGGGAGCGCTGGGTCATCCTCGGCCCCAACGGCGCCGGCAAGACCACCCTGCTCAACATCGCGTCCAGCTACCTCTTCCCCACCAAGGGCAGCGTCAGCGTCCTCGGTGAGAAGCTCGGCGGCGTCGGCACCGACGTCTTCGACCTCCGCCCCCGCATCGGCATCGCGGGCGTCGCCCTGGCCGACAAGCTGCCCCGCCGCCAGACGGTCCTCCAGACGGTGCTCACCGCCGCCTACGGCATGACCGCCACCTGGAACGAGAACTACGACAAGGTGGACGAGGACCGCGCCCGCGCCTTCCTCGACCGGCTCGGCATGACCGAGTACCTCGACCGCAAGTTCGGCACCCTCTCCGAGGGCGAGCGCAAGCGCACCCTGATCGCCCGCGCCATGATGACCGACCCCGAACTCCTCCTCCTGGACGAGCCCGCCGCGGGACTCGACCTCGGCGGCCGGGAGGACCTGGTCCGCCGCCTCGGCCGGCTGGCCCGCGACCCGTACGCGCCCTCCATGATCATGGTGACCCACCACGTCGAGGAGATCGCCCCCGGCTTCACCCACGTCCTGATGATCCGCCAGGGCAAGGTGCTCGCCGCCGGCCCCATGGAGACCGAGCTCACCTCCCGCAACCTCTCCCTCTGCTTCGGCCTGCCCCTCGTGGTCGAGCACCAGGGCGACCGCTACACCGCCCGCGGACTGCCGCTCGGCTAGGCGTTGTTGCCCGGTTGCGCCCTGTTCGCAAGGGTGCATGCGGACCTACGATGACCCCGTGGACATCGACGCGTGGGTGTGGTGGCTGATCGGCGCGGTGGGACTGGGCATTCCGCTCGTCCTGACCGCGATGCCCGAGTTCGGCATGTTCGCGGTGGGTGCCGTCGCCGCCGCGGTCGTCGCGGCCCTCGGCGGCGGAATCGTCGCCCAGGTCTTGGTCTTCGTCATCGTCTCGGTGGCGCTGACGGCCGTGGTACGCGTGATCGCGGGGCGGCAACGCGCGGACCGGGCGCCCGTGCACGCCACCGGCATCGATGCCCTGAAGGGCCGTCAGGCCGTCGTCCTGGAACGGGTGGACGGCGGCGGTGGCCGCATCAAGCTGGCGGGCGAGGTCTGGTCGGCGCGCGCCTTCGACCCCGGATTCAGCTACGAGCCCGGCCAACAGGTCGACGTCGTGGACATCGACGGGGCGACGGCCGTCGTCATGTGACCGAACTGCCCCCACACCAAGGCCCGTTCTGTCAGACTCGATGACGATCATCAACCGAAGGGCACGAGGAAACGATGCAACCGATCATCATCGTCCTGATCATTCTGGTGGTGCTCGTCTTCATCGCCCTGATCAAGACGATCCAGGTCATCCCGCAGGCCAGCGCCGCCATCGTGGAACGCTTCGGCCGCTACACCCGCACCCTCAACGCGGGCCTGAACATCGTCGTCCCGTTCATCGACTCGATCCGCAACCGGATCGACCTGCGCGAGCAGGTCGTGCCCTTCCCGCCGCAGCCCGTCATCACCCAGGACAACCTGGTCGTCAACATCGACACCGTCATCTACTACCAGGTGACCGACGCCCGGGCGGCGACGTACGAGGTCGCCAGCTACATCCAGGCCATCGAGCAGCTCACCGTCACCACCCTCCGCAACATCATCGGCGGCATGGACCTGGAACGGACCCTCACCTCCCGCGAGGAGATCAACGCGGCCCTGCGCGGCGTCCTGGACGAGGCCACCGGCAAGTGGGGCATCCGCGTCAACCGTGTCGAGCTCAAGGCGATCGAGCCGCCCACCTCCATCCAGGACTCGATGGAGAAGCAGATGCGCGCCGACCGCGACAAGCGCGCCGCCATCCTCCAGGCCGAGGGCACCCGGCAGTCCGCGATCCTCACCGCCGAGGGCGAGAAGCAGTCCGCGATCCTGCGCGCCGAGGGTGAGGCCAAGGCCGCCGCCCTGCGCGCGGAGGGCGAGGCCCAGGCCATCCGTACGGTCTTCGAGTCCATCCACGCGGGCGACCCGGACCAGAAGCTCCTGTCCTACCAGTACCTCCAGATGCTGCCGAAGATCGCCGAGGGCGACGCCAACAAGCTCTGGATCGTGCCCAGCGAGATCGGCGACGCGCTCAAGGGCCTCAGCGGCGCCTTCGGCAACCTCGGCGGCGGCGCGCCCGGCTTCAACACCGGCAAGGAACGACGCGAGGAACCCCCGGTCGACTGACGTGTACATCCCCCGTGCATGATCGGTGCACCACGCACCGCTCATGCACGGGGGATACGCCATGTCCATCTGGGAGATGCTCGCCGTCTTCGCCGCGGGGATCAGCGCCGGCACGATCAACACGATCGTCGGCTCCGGGACGCTCATCACCTTCCCCGTGCTGCTCGCCACCGGGCTGCCCCCGGTCACCGCCACCGTCTCCAACGCGCTCGGCCTGATCCCCGGCTCCATCAGCGGCGCGATCGGCTACCGCAAGGAACTCGAAGGCCAGCGCTCCCGCGTCCTCAAGCTCACCGTGGGCGCCCTCGTCGGCGGCCTCACCGGCGCCACCCTGCTCCTGGCCCTGCCCTCGACGGCCTTCGAGACCATCGTCCCGGTCCTGGTCGCCCTGGCCCTCGTCCTGGTCGTCCTGCAACCGCGCATCAGCAAGGCCGTCCAGGACCGGCGCGCCCGCACCGGCACCCCCGCCCACCCCGACGGCGGCCCGCTCCTCTACATCGGCCTGACCCTCGCCAGCGTCTACGGCGGCTACTTCACGGCGGCCCAGGGGATCATCTACCTCTCCCTCATGGGCATGCTGGTGGACGACACCATCCAGCGCCTCAACGCCGTCAAGAACGTCCTCGCCGCCGTCGTCAACAGCATCGCCGCGCTGTTCTTCCTCTTCGTCGCCGACTTCGACTGGACCGCCGTCGTCCTGATCGCGGTGGGCTCCGCCATCGGCGGCCAGATCGGCGCCAAGGTCGGCCGCCGCCTCAGCCCCACCCTGCTGCGCGCCCTCATCGTCACGGTCGGCACGGCCGCCATCGTCCAGCTGCTGCTGCGCTGAACGACCGGAGCCCGCCTCCCCGGGGGAGGCGGGCTCCGGTGACGTCATGAGGCGTACGGCGGCTACGCCGCGGACCGCGCCAGCCACTCCGGCAGCGCCGAGCGGTCGCCCGCCCCCAGCGCCAGCAGCATCGCCTCTGCGGGGGAGGGCACGAAGGGCTTCCGCAGCAGCGGCATCCCCGCCTGCTCCGGCGTACGGTCCGCCTTGCGGTGGTTGTCCTCCGCGCAGGAGGCCACCGTGTTCAGCCAGGTGTCCTGCCCGCCCTGCGCCCGCGGCACCACATGGTCGACGGTGCTCGCCCGCTTCCCGCAGTACGCGCACCGGTACTGGTCCCGGACCAGGACGCCCCTCCTGGACCACGGGGCCTGTCTTCGGAACGGCACCCGTACGTACCGGCAGAGCCTGATCACGCGGGGCACCGGGATGTCCACGTCGGCGCCGCGCATCCGGAGGCCGGGGTGGGACTGCTCGACGACGGCCTTGTCCTGAAGGATCAGCACCACCGCACGGTTCAGCGTCACCGTCGACAGCGGCTCGAAGCTCGCGTTCAGTACCAGCGTGTCCCGCATCTCGCCCACCTCCCGTGTGCCGGCCGCCCCCTGGCAAGCCCGGATCAACTCTGGCCCCGGCACGCCGTGATGGACAACGCATTAAAAAATGCCCTGCCCTGGTCTCTCCAAGACCAGGGCAGGGCAAACGGATGCGGAAGTTTTGGTACTCAGGCGTTCTCGGCGGGCTCCGCGTACTCGGCGACCAGCTGGGCCCGGCCCAGGGTGTGGAACCGGAGGTTGAAGCCGACCGCCGCCGGCGGGGTGTCGCTGTCGGGACCGAGCTTCTCGGTATCGACCGCGTACACGGTGAACACATAGCGGTGGTTCTCGCCGGCCGGCGGCGCGGCACCGCCGAAGTCCTTCGTCCCGTAGTCGTTGCGCGCGTGCACGGCACCGGCGGGCAGCCCCTCGAACTTCCCGCCGCCCGCGCCGGCCGGCAGCTCCGTGACCGACGCCGGGATGTCGAAGAGCACCCAGTGCCAGAATCCGCTGCCCGTGGGCGCGTCGGGGTCGAAGCACGTCACGGCGAAGCTCTTCGTCTCCGCCGGGAAACCCTCCCACCGCAGCTGCGGCGAGGTGTTCCCCGCCGCGTACACCTGCGCGTCGGCGAGCACGGCC from Streptomyces drozdowiczii carries:
- a CDS encoding SPFH domain-containing protein; this translates as MQPIIIVLIILVVLVFIALIKTIQVIPQASAAIVERFGRYTRTLNAGLNIVVPFIDSIRNRIDLREQVVPFPPQPVITQDNLVVNIDTVIYYQVTDARAATYEVASYIQAIEQLTVTTLRNIIGGMDLERTLTSREEINAALRGVLDEATGKWGIRVNRVELKAIEPPTSIQDSMEKQMRADRDKRAAILQAEGTRQSAILTAEGEKQSAILRAEGEAKAAALRAEGEAQAIRTVFESIHAGDPDQKLLSYQYLQMLPKIAEGDANKLWIVPSEIGDALKGLSGAFGNLGGGAPGFNTGKERREEPPVD
- a CDS encoding YbhB/YbcL family Raf kinase inhibitor-like protein, whose amino-acid sequence is MTEPKRAPLPHDFHPEVPSFTVVSEDIAPGAVLADAQVYAAGNTSPQLRWEGFPAETKSFAVTCFDPDAPTGSGFWHWVLFDIPASVTELPAGAGGGKFEGLPAGAVHARNDYGTKDFGGAAPPAGENHRYVFTVYAVDTEKLGPDSDTPPAAVGFNLRFHTLGRAQLVAEYAEPAENA
- a CDS encoding ABC transporter ATP-binding protein produces the protein MSDVLELVDVSVVRDGRALVDDVSWSVKEGERWVILGPNGAGKTTLLNIASSYLFPTKGSVSVLGEKLGGVGTDVFDLRPRIGIAGVALADKLPRRQTVLQTVLTAAYGMTATWNENYDKVDEDRARAFLDRLGMTEYLDRKFGTLSEGERKRTLIARAMMTDPELLLLDEPAAGLDLGGREDLVRRLGRLARDPYAPSMIMVTHHVEEIAPGFTHVLMIRQGKVLAAGPMETELTSRNLSLCFGLPLVVEHQGDRYTARGLPLG
- a CDS encoding NfeD family protein; translation: MDIDAWVWWLIGAVGLGIPLVLTAMPEFGMFAVGAVAAAVVAALGGGIVAQVLVFVIVSVALTAVVRVIAGRQRADRAPVHATGIDALKGRQAVVLERVDGGGGRIKLAGEVWSARAFDPGFSYEPGQQVDVVDIDGATAVVM
- a CDS encoding HNH endonuclease, encoding MRDTLVLNASFEPLSTVTLNRAVVLILQDKAVVEQSHPGLRMRGADVDIPVPRVIRLCRYVRVPFRRQAPWSRRGVLVRDQYRCAYCGKRASTVDHVVPRAQGGQDTWLNTVASCAEDNHRKADRTPEQAGMPLLRKPFVPSPAEAMLLALGAGDRSALPEWLARSAA
- a CDS encoding sulfite exporter TauE/SafE family protein, translated to MSIWEMLAVFAAGISAGTINTIVGSGTLITFPVLLATGLPPVTATVSNALGLIPGSISGAIGYRKELEGQRSRVLKLTVGALVGGLTGATLLLALPSTAFETIVPVLVALALVLVVLQPRISKAVQDRRARTGTPAHPDGGPLLYIGLTLASVYGGYFTAAQGIIYLSLMGMLVDDTIQRLNAVKNVLAAVVNSIAALFFLFVADFDWTAVVLIAVGSAIGGQIGAKVGRRLSPTLLRALIVTVGTAAIVQLLLR